One Triticum dicoccoides isolate Atlit2015 ecotype Zavitan chromosome 4B, WEW_v2.0, whole genome shotgun sequence genomic window carries:
- the LOC119292032 gene encoding uncharacterized protein LOC119292032, giving the protein MEKKVPLPLAHAHAHGEGLWARPWRWAKTAFFLVSMLASLLLVCAPPLLIVLLDLLLPPALLSNFLRASSAHTLLDQARGFHFRSSLVDLPAVSAARSLLILCAYTACGGGAAYLWVAAACSVGSLFYVLAKAVAVFGVAADGAAGLELHGKGQLLAVEAMFLMSLALAAAHLAMAYRASSREKRRLHVVYRIDIEAVRLKGTHTPKSLKQCIV; this is encoded by the exons ATGGAGAAGAAGGTGCCGCTGCCGCTGGCGCACGCGCACGCGCACGGGGAGGGGCTGTGGGCGCGGCCCTGGCGCTGGGCCAAGAcggccttcttcctcgtctccaTGCTCGCCTCGCTGCTCCTCGTCTGCGCGCCGCCGCTCCTCATCGTCCTCCTCGACCTGCTCCTCCCGCCCGCGCTCCTCTCCAACTTCCTCCGCGCCTCCTCCGCGCACACCCTCCTTGACCAGGCCAGGGGCTTCCACTTCCGCTCCTCCCTCGTCGACCTCCCCGCCGTCTCCGCCGCCCGCTCCCTCCTCATCCTCT GCGCGtacacggcgtgcggcggcggcgcggcctacCTGTGGGTGGCGGCGGCCTgcagcgtcggctccctcttctaCGTCCTCGCCAAGGCCGTCGCGGTCTTCGGCGTGGCCGCCGACGGCGCCGCCGGCCTCGAGCTGCACGGCAAGGGCCAGCTCCTCGCCGTGGAGGCCATGTTCCTCATGTCGCTCGCGCTCGCCGCCGCGCACCTCGCCATGGCCTACCGGGCCAGCAGCCGCGAGAAGCGCCGGCTCCACGTCGTCTACAGAATCGACATCGAAGCA GTGAGGTTAAAGGGAACCCACACGCCCAAGTCGCTGAAGCAATGCATCGTATGA